Proteins encoded in a region of the Thunnus thynnus chromosome 8, fThuThy2.1, whole genome shotgun sequence genome:
- the ell gene encoding RNA polymerase II elongation factor ELL, with product MAALKEEQCYGLSCGRVSNGSNVSVFHVKLTDSALRAFEGYQSSKVLSSRPLIRFNGNQGKISIPRSENSNELQTFTFYLSNVGRDNPQGSFDCIQQYITSEGSIQLDCLGGIQDKITVCATDDSYQKARESMAQVEEETRSRSAIVIKPGGRYVGKKVQIRKPAPGLSDVAPSRRTSRPVIISSSTLKKSTTQHRPLRERLLHLLALKPYKKPELILRLQKDGLSPLDKDSLDSHLQQVANLNGRDNTFTLKDFLYKEIQKDWPGYTEGDQQLLKRILFRKLCQTQNSSAPPPESPPKELASNSPSQKRPAADFIDPLANKKPRISHLASKAATAPVNGKLSSSNGRGEAGGAQAGVAVSLSDGAMTSSSQQLPMLDIPRPFEALSDVSNDSSHNGRDCDSQETVVSERLSQPPSLFSGPTMLSAPSIGTSSPGHTGLNLYRDKSPSSNNKSKKKSKKHKDKEKTKDRERTREKEQEKEERKSREERVPEPNRACEMSPGNLKNNSIPQKSTDLNGMCNSTSIPSSSPEVADYLLKYTVIDSQEQRQRYKNDFNAEYSEYRGLHARIEGITRQFTVLDNELKQLHQGTDKYKSIHNQILQEYHKIKKTNPNYSQEKNRCEYLHNKLAHIKRLIAEYDQQLL from the exons AAAATTTCAATACCACGGTCAGAAAATTCCAATGAGCTGCAAACGTTTACTTTCTACCTGTCAAACGTGGGCAGAGATAACCCCCAGGGCAGCTTCGACTGCATCCAGCAGTACATCACCAG TGAAGGGAGCATTCAGCTGGATTGTTTGGGTGGAATCCAGGACAAGATTACAGTATGTGCCACAGACGACTCCTACCAAAAGGCCAGGGAAAGCATGGCCCAGGTTGAGGAGGAGACTCGCAGTAGGAGTGCCATTGTCATCAAGCCTGGGGGGAGATATGTAG GTAAGAAGGTTCAGATCCGGAAACCGGCACCTGGCCTTTCAGACGTTGCCCCGTCACGGAGGACATCTCGGCCTGTCATCATCTCCAGCAGCACGCTAAAGAAAAGCACGACTCAGCACAGGCCGCTCCGAGAGCGCCTCTTACACCTGCTGGCCCTCAAGCCTTATAAGAAGCCTGAGCTGATCCTGAGGTTGCAGAAAGATGGCCTCTCGCCATTAGACAAGGACTCCCTGGACAGCCACCTGCAACag GTGGCAAACCTGAATGGGAGAGACAACACCTTCACATTGAAGGACTTTTTGTATAAGGAAATTCAGAAAGACTGGCCTGGATACACAGAAGGAGACCAGCAGCTTCTCAAGAGAATCCTGTTTAG AAAGCTGTGCCAGACCCAGAACAGCTCTGCCCCTCCACCAGAGAGCCCGCCCAAAGAGCTGGCCAGCAACTCGCCATCTCAG aAACGGCCTGCTGCTGACTTTATTGACCCTCTCGCCAACAAAAAGCCCAGGATATCACACCTCGCCAGCAAGGCTGCAACAGCCCCAGTTAATGGCAAGCTCAGCTCCTCCAACGGGAGAGGAGAGGCAGGTGGAGCGCAGGCAGGAGTCGCAGTTTCTCTATCAGACGGCGCCATGACGTCCAGCTCCCAGCAGCTCCCCATGCTGGATATCCCTCGCCCTTTCGAAGCGCTGTCGGACGTCAGCAACGACTCCAGCCACAACGGGCGCGACTGCGACTCTCAGGAAACGGTGGTGTCCGAGAGGCTCAGTCAACCTCCCTCACTGTTCTCGGGGCCAACGATGCTCAGCGCGCCCAGCATCGGCACGTCATCCCCTGGACACACAGGTCTGAATCTTTATCGGGACAAGAGTCCTTCATCCAACAACAAGTCCAAGAAGAAGTCCAAAAAGCATAAAGACAAGGAGAAGACCAAAGACAGGGAGAGGACAAGAGAAAAGGAgcaagagaaggaggagaggaagagtcGTGAGGAGCGCGTGCCTGAGCCTAATAGAGCCTGTGAGATGAGCCCAGGAAACCTCAAAAACAACAGTATTCCACAAAAAAGCACAG ATCTGAATGGGATGTGCAACAGTACCAGTATTCCTTCGTCATCACCTGAGGTGGCAGACTATTTATT GAAATACACAGTGATTGACTCTCAGGAGCAGCGTCAGAGATATAAAAACGATTTCAACGCTGAGTACAGTGAGTACCGGGGTTTGCATGCTCGGATAGAGGGCATCACCCGGCAGTTCACTGTGCTCGACAATGAGCTCAAGCAGCTCCACCAAGGCACGGACAAGTACAAG TCAATCCACAATCAGATACTTCAAGagtatcataaaataaaaaag ACTAATCCAAACTATAGCCAAGAGAAGAACCGCTGTGAATATCTACACAACAAACTGGCACATATAAAGAGACTTATTGCCGAGTACGATCAACAGCTTCTTTAA